In Aliivibrio wodanis, a genomic segment contains:
- a CDS encoding CRISPR-associated protein, Csy1, with amino-acid sequence MDNTLSQAIADYIQQRKEAKLEPLQKVLNKVLDKSEDPVEIAEAQALYAEEAAPIKALFVAEVWLSDAAKRAKQTSLATHAAKFTHSDAKASSMLVTEQLNDSNYLVTASLNKKAIDAVGNAAALDVARLLKLECDGESLITQLQQGHINALCSFAKDENQLQEWKGGFEQALGDTKLSSHTLSKQLYFPLIGEDKVSVEYHLLCPLFSSSLAHELYHEVRRTRYGDSKEIRDARKSGKYHEKLDERFLNLAVQNFGGSKPQNISQLNNERHGETFLLNCAPPNWKYIASPPISSSSLFGRELSFKTATLICEFRLFLENLREDEKNVHIRRQRDNAYLLPIIDTVLNHVAVIQMMKDHAGWSNSDECKMKPNHALWLDVYNSDETFQKNREKGDWLTLIATDFANWLTHKLKSNKEKYILGDIEHAYFSKLFLHQLKHFERSTPKLGEL; translated from the coding sequence ATGGATAATACATTATCACAGGCTATTGCTGATTATATTCAGCAACGAAAAGAAGCAAAGTTAGAACCATTACAAAAGGTATTAAATAAGGTATTGGATAAGAGTGAAGACCCTGTTGAAATTGCCGAGGCACAAGCTCTTTATGCAGAAGAAGCAGCACCAATAAAGGCGTTATTTGTTGCTGAGGTTTGGCTTTCTGATGCAGCAAAACGAGCAAAACAGACAAGTCTAGCTACCCATGCAGCAAAGTTTACTCACAGTGATGCTAAAGCCAGTAGTATGCTGGTGACCGAACAGTTGAATGATTCAAACTATTTGGTGACTGCATCTTTAAATAAAAAAGCCATTGATGCAGTAGGTAATGCCGCAGCTTTAGACGTTGCAAGATTACTAAAGCTAGAGTGTGACGGTGAAAGTTTAATTACTCAGTTACAGCAAGGCCACATCAATGCATTGTGCTCTTTTGCAAAAGATGAAAATCAATTACAAGAGTGGAAAGGCGGTTTTGAGCAAGCCCTTGGTGATACAAAGTTATCTAGTCATACATTAAGTAAGCAACTGTACTTTCCTTTAATTGGTGAAGATAAAGTATCGGTTGAATATCATTTGTTATGCCCTCTATTTTCATCTTCACTCGCACATGAGTTATACCATGAAGTAAGACGAACTCGGTATGGCGATTCAAAAGAGATCCGCGATGCAAGAAAATCGGGTAAATATCATGAAAAGTTAGATGAACGTTTCCTTAACCTTGCTGTGCAAAATTTTGGTGGTTCGAAACCTCAGAACATTTCGCAATTAAACAATGAGCGTCATGGCGAAACTTTTTTATTAAATTGTGCGCCACCGAATTGGAAGTATATCGCTTCACCGCCAATCAGTAGTTCAAGTCTATTTGGTCGAGAGTTAAGTTTTAAAACGGCGACATTGATCTGCGAATTCCGTCTATTTCTTGAAAACTTAAGAGAAGATGAGAAAAATGTACATATCCGTCGTCAGCGAGATAATGCGTATCTTTTACCAATAATAGACACAGTATTAAATCATGTCGCTGTCATTCAAATGATGAAAGATCATGCAGGTTGGTCAAATAGTGATGAATGTAAAATGAAGCCCAATCATGCATTGTGGCTAGATGTTTACAACAGCGATGAAACATTCCAAAAGAACCGTGAAAAAGGCGATTGGTTAACCCTCATTGCTACTGATTTTGCCAATTGGTTAACTCATAAGTTAAAGAGCAATAAAGAGAAATATATTTTGGGTGATATTGAACACGCTTATTTTTCAAAGTTGTTTTTACATCAGCTAAAGCACTTTGAACGCTCTACACCAAAATTAGGGGAGTTGTAA
- a CDS encoding CRISPR-associated helicase Cas3: MMVTFVSQCEKNALKKTRRVLDAFANRIGDNTWQTIITEDGLLTVKKMLRQTASKSTAVSCHWIRSRSRSQFLWVVGNRLKFNTEGVVPVNRTSLNLDHKEWENGWDKLEVIANATSIAGLFHDFGKANDLFQAKLQGTSGAKGEPYRHEWISLRLFEAFVKGKTDQEWLSELSEINRLDNGNRIESYVLDNLHNDHRSGSLSPFKSLSSFATLIAWLIVSHHRLPTPQTKRSKNVNNDQMPQWLTNVFNCDWNSSNAEQLDQIGSEVINKNWTFSQGTPFISKTWQKQASKLAYRTLKNTKLNHEQPWLKQRFVAHLSRLSLMLSDHYYSSLEAERSQLEWRDKDYLPKANTDRKETQLEGRAVFKQQLDEHNIGVSHNAMHFALNLPALKYALPAIGQHKLFSRNAPKKFVWQDKAYKAAKEYARLSEKQGFFGINMASTGCGKTIANARIMYALADEREGCRFSVAVGLRTLTLQTGDSYRDLLKLGDDELAVLIGSQAVKTLHQVNKESNKEKLSSGSESSDDFFEQLFISYDGQIYDGRLKHWLKGNPKLEQLLSAPVVVSTIDHLMPATESLRGGKQIAPMLRLLTSDLILDEPDDFGLEDLPALCRLVNWAGMLGSRVLLSSATLPPSLIAALYHAYLEGRKHFNAANFPENEIQSVVCGWFDENKSHVTEIKSSDAFTEENDIFVQKRIKKLNENKKVLRKGKLVTVHLDDELSEEKDDNHIYQSVAATIHSQIHQLHDSHHVKHSSGRKVSCGVVRMANIDPMINVMKCLSEMSPQEDYSIHFCVYHSQFPLAVRSHKENRLDNTLTRYDEAKLWQEPEVIEALNTTTTANNIFVVIGTSVVEVGRDHDYDWGIAEPSSLRALIQLAGRIQRHRQQEPSSSNLMVLNKNIRALRGDTTAYCKPGFESKDLPLSTHDLNELLNGELESISAISRIEQPKITKKEIKLSEGQAVAVGVNSFVMQEHRALKLALGLPKSPNKQGQKVAYYQSDKEALLWWKDNYHADWNGEFINQTRFRKSDPQEEFILCKADEWDDLGWHQKDTTQKKWVFTPQNHRVVTQSIELSEGNYWWMNTDVETIYINLAEQLEQTVESTGQYFGGISLRAAKEDQVLIWNWNDQLGVYQTKNH; this comes from the coding sequence ATGATGGTTACCTTTGTTTCTCAGTGTGAGAAAAATGCCTTAAAGAAAACACGAAGAGTGTTAGATGCCTTTGCAAACCGTATTGGGGATAACACATGGCAAACCATTATTACTGAAGATGGTCTGCTAACGGTAAAGAAAATGCTACGCCAAACGGCGAGTAAAAGCACCGCGGTAAGTTGTCATTGGATACGATCACGTTCTCGTAGCCAGTTTCTGTGGGTGGTGGGAAATCGTTTGAAGTTTAATACAGAGGGCGTGGTGCCTGTTAATCGAACGAGTTTGAATCTTGATCATAAAGAATGGGAAAATGGTTGGGATAAACTAGAAGTGATCGCAAATGCAACCAGTATTGCAGGCTTATTTCATGATTTTGGTAAAGCGAATGACTTATTTCAAGCAAAGCTACAAGGAACAAGTGGAGCAAAAGGAGAACCTTATCGACATGAGTGGATTTCTCTACGCTTGTTTGAAGCTTTTGTAAAAGGGAAGACAGATCAAGAATGGTTATCTGAATTAAGTGAAATTAATCGCTTAGATAATGGCAATCGTATTGAATCTTATGTATTAGACAACTTACATAATGATCACCGCTCAGGTTCATTATCACCATTTAAGTCATTGTCTTCTTTTGCTACGTTAATCGCTTGGTTAATTGTGTCTCATCACCGTTTGCCAACTCCCCAAACTAAGCGTTCAAAGAATGTGAATAATGACCAGATGCCTCAATGGTTAACTAATGTTTTTAATTGTGATTGGAACTCTAGTAATGCAGAGCAATTAGATCAAATTGGTAGTGAAGTCATCAATAAAAATTGGACTTTCAGCCAAGGGACTCCGTTTATTAGTAAAACATGGCAAAAACAAGCGTCTAAATTGGCGTATCGAACGTTAAAAAATACAAAACTAAATCATGAGCAACCATGGTTAAAGCAACGTTTTGTTGCTCATTTGTCACGTTTGTCTTTAATGCTTTCGGATCACTATTATTCCTCTTTAGAAGCTGAACGCTCTCAATTGGAGTGGCGAGATAAAGATTATTTACCAAAAGCTAACACGGATAGAAAAGAGACTCAGCTTGAAGGGAGAGCTGTATTTAAACAGCAATTGGATGAACATAACATTGGGGTATCACATAACGCGATGCATTTTGCGTTAAACTTACCCGCATTGAAATATGCGCTACCTGCGATAGGGCAACATAAACTATTCAGTCGCAATGCACCGAAAAAATTCGTATGGCAAGATAAAGCTTATAAAGCAGCCAAAGAGTATGCTCGATTAAGTGAAAAGCAGGGATTCTTTGGAATCAATATGGCCTCAACGGGTTGTGGTAAAACCATTGCTAATGCCCGAATTATGTATGCACTTGCTGATGAAAGAGAAGGGTGTCGTTTCTCTGTTGCCGTTGGCTTAAGAACTCTGACACTGCAAACGGGTGACAGTTACCGTGATTTACTAAAGTTAGGTGACGATGAACTGGCTGTATTAATTGGATCGCAAGCGGTTAAAACGTTGCATCAAGTTAATAAAGAATCAAATAAAGAAAAACTGAGCTCTGGCAGCGAATCAAGCGACGATTTTTTTGAGCAACTTTTCATTAGTTATGATGGTCAAATTTATGATGGGCGTTTAAAGCACTGGCTAAAAGGCAACCCTAAATTAGAGCAATTATTGAGTGCGCCAGTAGTTGTTAGCACCATTGATCATTTAATGCCTGCAACTGAAAGCCTGCGTGGAGGAAAACAAATTGCACCTATGCTGCGTTTATTAACCTCAGATCTAATTTTGGATGAGCCTGATGATTTTGGGTTAGAAGATCTACCTGCGTTATGCCGCTTAGTTAACTGGGCAGGTATGCTTGGCTCTCGTGTATTACTCTCTTCTGCAACCTTACCACCGTCATTAATCGCTGCGCTATACCATGCGTACTTAGAAGGACGGAAGCACTTCAATGCAGCCAACTTTCCAGAAAATGAGATACAAAGTGTGGTTTGTGGATGGTTTGATGAAAATAAAAGTCACGTTACTGAGATAAAATCATCTGACGCTTTTACGGAAGAAAACGATATATTTGTTCAGAAGCGCATTAAGAAGCTGAATGAAAATAAAAAAGTGCTTCGTAAAGGAAAATTAGTCACTGTTCATCTTGATGATGAGTTAAGTGAAGAGAAAGATGATAATCATATTTATCAGTCGGTAGCGGCAACTATTCATAGTCAGATCCATCAATTACATGACAGCCATCATGTAAAGCATAGCTCAGGACGAAAAGTATCTTGCGGTGTGGTGCGAATGGCAAATATCGACCCAATGATCAATGTGATGAAGTGTCTGTCTGAAATGAGCCCACAAGAGGATTACAGTATTCATTTTTGTGTTTATCACTCACAGTTTCCATTGGCGGTACGATCTCATAAAGAAAATCGTTTAGATAATACATTAACTCGATACGATGAAGCGAAGCTTTGGCAGGAACCTGAGGTTATAGAAGCACTAAATACGACAACAACAGCTAATAACATATTCGTGGTTATCGGTACTTCGGTAGTGGAGGTAGGGCGAGATCATGATTACGATTGGGGAATTGCAGAGCCGAGTTCATTACGAGCATTAATTCAATTAGCAGGCCGTATTCAACGTCATCGCCAACAAGAGCCGAGCAGCAGTAATTTAATGGTATTGAATAAAAATATCAGAGCATTAAGAGGTGATACTACCGCTTACTGTAAGCCGGGTTTTGAAAGTAAAGATTTGCCTTTGTCGACTCATGATTTGAATGAACTATTAAATGGTGAGTTAGAAAGTATTTCTGCAATTTCACGGATTGAGCAGCCCAAGATAACAAAAAAAGAGATTAAATTATCTGAGGGACAAGCAGTGGCTGTTGGGGTTAACTCATTTGTAATGCAAGAACATAGAGCATTAAAACTAGCTCTGGGTCTGCCTAAGTCTCCAAATAAACAAGGACAGAAAGTTGCTTATTATCAAAGTGATAAAGAAGCGTTGTTATGGTGGAAAGATAACTATCATGCTGATTGGAATGGTGAGTTTATCAACCAAACTAGGTTCAGAAAGTCAGACCCACAAGAAGAATTCATTTTGTGTAAAGCCGATGAGTGGGATGATTTAGGTTGGCATCAAAAAGATACAACGCAAAAGAAATGGGTATTTACGCCACAAAATCATAGAGTAGTGACACAAAGCATTGAGTTATCAGAGGGGAACTATTGGTGGATGAATACCGATGTAGAAACCATCTATATCAATTTAGCAGAACAGTTAGAACAAACAGTAGAAAGCACAGGGCAATATTTTGGTGGTATTAGCTTAAGAGCAGCAAAAGAAGATCAAGTACTTATTTGGAATTGGAATGATCAGTTGGGTGTTTACCAAACAAAAAATCACTAG
- a CDS encoding CRISPR associated protein Cas1, which yields MDNFSSSDLKSILHSKRANLFYLEYCRVMQKDGRVLFLTEAKNENQYFNIPIANTTVLLLGNGTSITQAAMRMLAQAGVLVGFSGGGGTPLYMANDAEQPIEWFTPQSEYRPTEYLQGWMSFWFDDEKRLAAAKAFQQARLSFLQKIWARDRELKQEGFDLKESGLQAAFERFEERTEAATKQSDLLLTEAQLTKHLYKFAANNVQLQDFKRQHQSTDKANDFLNHGNYLAYGLAATTLWVLGIPHGFAVMHGKTRRGALVFDVADLIKDTIVLPWAFICAKENDTEQEFRQQVLQAFTDHKVLDFMFDTVKEVALMHQKPKSLDGGDQTR from the coding sequence ATGGATAACTTTTCGTCTTCTGATTTAAAAAGCATCTTGCATTCAAAGCGAGCGAATCTATTTTATCTCGAATATTGCCGAGTGATGCAAAAAGACGGTCGTGTTCTATTTCTCACAGAAGCGAAAAATGAAAACCAATACTTCAACATCCCGATTGCAAATACAACGGTATTACTACTAGGCAATGGTACATCAATTACCCAAGCGGCCATGCGAATGCTTGCTCAAGCTGGTGTTCTTGTTGGCTTTAGTGGCGGTGGCGGTACGCCTTTATACATGGCAAATGATGCTGAACAGCCTATTGAGTGGTTTACTCCGCAAAGTGAGTACCGCCCAACAGAGTATTTACAAGGATGGATGTCATTCTGGTTTGATGACGAAAAACGCTTGGCAGCAGCAAAAGCATTTCAGCAAGCAAGGTTGAGTTTTTTACAGAAGATCTGGGCAAGAGACAGAGAGCTCAAGCAAGAAGGCTTTGATTTAAAAGAGTCAGGTTTGCAAGCAGCGTTTGAACGGTTCGAAGAACGTACAGAAGCCGCAACAAAGCAGAGCGATTTGCTGCTGACAGAGGCGCAATTAACCAAACATTTATATAAGTTTGCAGCCAATAATGTTCAGCTTCAAGACTTTAAAAGACAACATCAATCTACCGACAAAGCCAATGACTTTTTGAATCACGGTAACTATTTAGCTTATGGTTTGGCTGCGACAACATTATGGGTATTAGGTATTCCACATGGCTTTGCCGTAATGCATGGCAAGACTCGACGTGGGGCGTTAGTGTTTGATGTGGCTGATTTAATTAAAGACACCATAGTTCTGCCGTGGGCATTTATTTGTGCTAAAGAAAACGACACAGAGCAAGAGTTCCGCCAACAAGTATTGCAAGCTTTTACCGATCATAAAGTGTTGGACTTTATGTTTGATACCGTAAAAGAAGTAGCGTTAATGCATCAGAAACCTAAGTCGCTAGATGGCGGAGATCAAACAAGATGA
- a CDS encoding putative transcriptional regulator, translated as MEQLSRLSIIHKLLSQSKYPVPKNKLLEALECSESTFKRLIRKINDEFDASISYDRELKGYIYAPDSPQLPLSYLSFTDKEWFALLTAEKLFTDLHTGSLSKELEGIKQVLQQTKNRAMDFGIANKIEILSAIRTINHADVFNQITAALWAESSVDIEYQDSSQNITIRTLSPQKVFLYKDAWYLLAWCHLRTEIRIFSLNRLKSAKEGSAPFTALPEGSVQAYLKNSYGLMVGETQYQAVLRFEQSVAPWVLDHTWHSEQQIETQYNGDLILSFSFSDHRELVREIMRFQPNVTVVSPVFLKESVEQCLFQAVEKIQKDRTGSVCDLAVQ; from the coding sequence GTGGAGCAGTTATCTCGTTTATCAATTATTCATAAGTTACTCAGCCAATCAAAATACCCTGTCCCTAAGAATAAACTGTTAGAAGCGTTAGAATGCTCAGAGTCCACCTTCAAACGTTTGATCCGAAAAATTAATGATGAATTTGATGCTTCGATCTCATACGACAGAGAGCTAAAAGGGTACATATATGCGCCTGATAGCCCTCAATTACCATTATCATATCTGAGTTTTACTGATAAAGAGTGGTTTGCCTTATTAACCGCTGAAAAACTGTTTACTGATCTACATACAGGATCATTAAGTAAAGAGCTTGAAGGTATAAAACAGGTATTACAACAAACAAAAAATAGAGCGATGGATTTTGGCATCGCAAATAAAATAGAAATACTTAGTGCGATTAGGACGATTAATCATGCTGATGTCTTCAATCAAATTACAGCTGCGCTATGGGCAGAATCAAGCGTTGATATTGAATACCAAGACAGCAGCCAGAACATTACTATACGCACTCTCTCACCTCAAAAGGTATTTCTATATAAAGACGCATGGTACTTATTAGCTTGGTGTCATTTACGAACTGAAATCCGAATATTTTCTCTTAACCGTTTAAAATCAGCGAAAGAGGGAAGTGCACCTTTTACCGCATTACCTGAAGGATCAGTACAAGCCTATTTAAAAAATAGCTATGGCTTAATGGTTGGAGAGACTCAGTATCAAGCAGTTCTTCGTTTTGAGCAAAGCGTAGCACCTTGGGTTTTAGATCACACTTGGCATAGTGAACAACAAATAGAAACGCAATATAATGGGGACTTAATTCTAAGCTTTTCCTTTAGTGACCATCGTGAATTAGTTCGTGAAATTATGCGTTTTCAACCCAATGTAACCGTTGTGTCGCCTGTATTTTTGAAAGAATCAGTAGAGCAATGCTTATTTCAGGCGGTAGAAAAAATACAAAAAGATCGCACAGGGTCAGTATGTGACCTTGCTGTTCAGTAA
- a CDS encoding putative glutaredoxin, translating into MKLIRLVLGKIILAADFVFTPSGVKRDPAKQAEIDAETANYSLYQFEACPFCVKVRRTIKRQSLKIELRDAKNNEDHKAELLAGGGRVKVPCLRIDNNGETTWMYESSDIMAFLEKQYP; encoded by the coding sequence ATGAAGTTGATCCGCTTAGTGCTTGGCAAGATTATTTTAGCAGCAGATTTTGTCTTTACACCATCAGGGGTAAAACGTGATCCTGCAAAGCAAGCCGAGATAGATGCAGAAACAGCAAACTATTCACTATACCAATTTGAAGCATGTCCATTCTGTGTGAAAGTTCGTCGTACAATTAAGCGTCAATCATTAAAGATCGAACTGCGTGATGCAAAAAATAATGAAGATCATAAAGCTGAATTATTAGCCGGGGGTGGTCGTGTAAAAGTACCATGTCTACGAATTGATAATAACGGCGAGACAACATGGATGTATGAATCGTCAGATATTATGGCGTTTTTAGAGAAGCAATACCCTTAA
- the putP gene encoding sodium/proline symporter yields the protein MIENNFAITGTFIAYLIMMLAIGLYAYKQTSSSSDYFLGGRTLGPWPAALSAGASDMSGWLLLGLPGYAYAAGLESLWLAGGLLVGTWLNWLICAKRLRTYSMTTDDALTLPEFLSRRFNDKSKLIQTISALFILLFFLFYTSSGLVAGGKLFETVFGLDYKIAVAIGTLCVVSYTLFGGFLAVAWTDLVQGLLMSAALMIVPIAAMQGGFGQLSADLVAINPELMTLWTGMDGKPLSAIAIISLAAWGLGYFGQPHILARFLASRTNRELTTARRIAVVWTALSMVGAVLVGLVGLLYVNGSMAGQAIDGEKIFMLLVNAMFHPVIAGILLAAILAAIMSTADSQLLVSSSALSEDLYKQLVKKDATSKEVVNVGRIAVIALSLIALALAMNPDSSVLGLVSYAWAGFGAAFGPAIVLSLYWKGMNRNGALAGIVVGGITIVVWKQLTGGWFDVYEIVPGIIFATTAIIAVSKLTGKPEEAVAQQHEKFERNLVEFE from the coding sequence ATGATAGAAAATAATTTTGCCATTACAGGCACATTCATTGCTTACCTGATAATGATGCTTGCTATTGGACTATACGCATATAAGCAAACAAGCAGTTCTTCTGACTACTTCTTAGGTGGTCGAACTCTAGGGCCTTGGCCTGCGGCACTGTCAGCGGGTGCCTCTGATATGAGTGGTTGGTTGTTGCTTGGTCTACCTGGTTATGCTTATGCTGCGGGTTTAGAGTCGTTATGGCTTGCTGGTGGTCTATTGGTAGGTACATGGCTGAACTGGTTAATCTGTGCTAAACGTTTAAGAACCTACAGCATGACAACCGATGATGCATTAACACTACCTGAGTTCTTATCACGTCGTTTCAATGATAAATCTAAACTTATCCAAACCATTTCAGCGTTGTTTATTTTGCTGTTTTTCCTTTTCTATACAAGTTCAGGTTTGGTTGCTGGTGGTAAATTATTTGAAACTGTATTTGGCCTAGATTACAAAATAGCGGTGGCTATTGGTACACTTTGTGTTGTGTCTTATACCTTATTTGGTGGTTTCTTAGCAGTAGCTTGGACTGATTTAGTTCAAGGTCTATTAATGTCAGCAGCGCTTATGATTGTTCCTATTGCTGCGATGCAAGGTGGTTTTGGTCAGTTGAGTGCGGATTTAGTTGCGATTAACCCAGAGCTTATGACGCTATGGACAGGCATGGATGGCAAACCGCTAAGTGCGATTGCGATTATTTCATTAGCGGCTTGGGGTCTTGGTTACTTTGGTCAGCCACACATCCTAGCGCGTTTCCTTGCTTCTCGCACAAACAGAGAGTTGACGACTGCTCGTCGAATCGCGGTAGTATGGACTGCGTTATCAATGGTTGGTGCTGTGTTGGTTGGTCTTGTTGGTTTACTTTATGTAAATGGCTCAATGGCAGGTCAAGCGATTGATGGCGAAAAAATCTTCATGCTATTAGTGAATGCGATGTTCCACCCAGTTATTGCTGGCATCTTATTGGCTGCGATCCTTGCTGCCATCATGAGTACTGCAGATTCACAACTATTAGTTTCTTCTTCAGCATTATCTGAAGATCTATATAAACAACTAGTGAAAAAAGACGCAACCAGTAAAGAAGTCGTTAATGTAGGACGTATTGCAGTAATTGCTTTATCACTTATTGCGTTAGCGTTAGCGATGAATCCTGATAGCTCAGTGCTTGGTTTGGTTTCTTATGCTTGGGCTGGTTTTGGTGCTGCATTTGGTCCTGCAATTGTACTAAGCCTTTACTGGAAAGGAATGAACCGTAATGGTGCTCTTGCTGGTATCGTCGTTGGTGGTATCACTATTGTTGTTTGGAAACAGCTAACAGGCGGTTGGTTCGATGTGTACGAAATTGTACCGGGGATCATTTTCGCAACGACGGCAATTATTGCTGTGAGTAAGTTGACAGGTAAACCTGAAGAAGCGGTCGCTCAGCAACATGAGAAATTTGAACGTAACTTGGTTGAGTTTGAATAA